The genomic DNA CTTGTCGAGAGCGCGCCGACACAGTCGACGATCCATCGAGCGGCGTCACCACCTCTGCCGAGCACGTCGACGAGGGCAATCGCCACGGCAGCGGTTGCGGCGACGGACACACCTGTGATTGCGCTCAGCCAGGCGGCCACGCCCAGGCGCGGGGCGATCCCGGCGGCGGTCAGCCGTGCCAGGACCACGGGACCGAACACCGCGACGGCGGCGGCGTAGAGCAGCAGGCAGAGGACGGGGATCACGCGGTGTCCTCGCCGCCGGACAGTCGACGCAGTGCTTGGCGCAGGCTCGCCGACTCCTCCGCGCTCATCTGCTCGACGAAGTGGGTCAAGACCAGATCGGTCTGCCCGCCCGCGTCGAACACCTCGCGCATCAGCCGAGCCGTGTGTTGTTCCCGGCTCAGTGTCGGCCAGTAGGTGAATGCCTTGCCGGTGCGGACCCGTGCCAGCCACCCTTTGCGGTACAGGTTGTCCATCGTCGACATCACCGTGGTGTAGGCGATGTCGCGGTGCGCGGCGAGAGCGTCGAAGATCTGCCGGACCGTGGTGGTGCCCTCGCGCTCCCAGATCCGGTCCATCACCACGGCCTCGAGTTCACCGAACCCCTTCACCCGCACCGTTGCCTCCGCTTTCGTGTCTGCCGTTCTCCCAGGGTAAGGCGGGCCGGATGCGTCCGCGGCCGGTCACCGCCGTTGACCCTCCCGATCACCCGGATCGACCGTGCACCTACTGAGCGCAACCGAGCGGATGGATGTGCCGGTGGCCGGCGGTGTCGAAGTGCACCAGGTCGGTGACCGGATCGAGCACCACGTCGGTCAGGACGGTGTGCAGGCCGATGTGGACTCCGGTCAGCAGTCCGAGCGCCACCGAGTCGTGATCGGCGATGCGCCGAACGGTGAATCGTCGACAGGGCAGGACGGCGGTCAGAAGATCGGGCCACGACTCGGCGCGGTCTTCGGTCGGGAACGGGATGGGACTGCCGAACGGGTTCGACCGCGGATATCCCAGGACCCGGACGAGTCGGACCTCGAACAGTATGCCGACAACATGCTCGAGCCGGTCGGCCTCTCTCGGGAGTTCGATCCACAGCAGGGACAACTCCGGTGCCCTGAAGGTCTTCACCGGGCAGTTCCGCCGCACCACGTTTCTCGCGTGTTGTCGGCCGTGGCCGGTCAACTCCGCTCGGTGCGCCGTGGGGCGGACGATCAGATCGGCGGCCCCCTGGCGTCGGTGCATGGTTGACACTGCTGACAGCCTCCAGCCCAGACGGGCTGCCCGCGCCGTGGTCGAGGTTTCTTCGCAGCGGCCGCTCCGACGGTAGAGGCTCGCAAGGTAGTCCTCCACCGCCTCGAGGTGGTGAACCCGCCACGGGCGCCACAGCGGAGGTGAACCGGTCGTTTTCGGCATGAACGCTTCCTTGCTGGACGAGCCCAGGACCAGCGTTCCCGTCTACATCTACTATCTACGTACGGAGATAGTAGATGCGCGAAAGCGGCGCATCGCGATCGAGGAGGAGGTGAAACATGCAGGAAATGATTGCGAATTTGCAGGCGCTGTGGGACTGCCACGTGATGATGCTCAGCGGCGCATGCCAGATGTGTGCGTCGATGATGTGCTGCTGATCCCGACCGGTCGTCCGATCGAAATACTATCTCGCGTAGTATTTCGGTCGGACGACAACGGAGAGGGGCCACATGTCTACCAGAGCCGCATGGTCGATCACGTGTCTGTTCGTGATCGTCGCGTTCGTGGTGGCGCTGTGGCCCCAACGGGAGGACGACACCGTGACCCCAGCCGATTCCGGGCTACAGCCGACCGCGGTATCCGCCCGCCCCGCCCCGGCACGCAACGCTCTGCCCGACCCGGGCGCGACCCCGCCCTGCCCGACCGGCACGGGCATCGGGGCTGCAGGTCCCCTGGCGGAGGTGACGGTGCGGTGCCTGGGTTCGGACCGCCCCGTCGATCTCGGCGGCGCCCTGGCCGGGGAACCGGCCCTGCTCAACGTGTGGGCCTCGTGGTGCGGACCGTGCCGGGAAGAAATGCCCGTGCTCGATGCCTACGCCCGCGAGCCCGGCGCGGTGCGGGTGATCGGGATCAACGTGCAGGACACCGCGGGCTCCGCCGCGACGCTGATGACCGACCTGCGCATCGGCTACCCCTCGTTCGTCGACACCGACGACCGGGCACAGCAGGCACTGGCCGGCCCACCCGTGTTGCCGCTGACCTTCCTTCTGCAGCGCGACGGTTCGGTGGACCGGATCGCCGAGCCCGCGGTGTTCACAGGCCCGGACCAGGTCCGTGCCGCGGTGAACGGGCTGCTGCGATGACCGGCGTAAAGCCGACAGGCGGCCGGCCGTCTCGACTGCTGGGCCGAGTGGTCCTGGCCGTGGTGGTGCTGGTGGGGGTGAGCGGCTGCGGCACCGGCTCCGACGCCGTCGCCCAGGGTGGCACCTTCGATTTCGTCGCCCCCGGTGGACAGACCGACATTTTCTACGATCCGCCGGCCGACCGCGGCACCCTCGGCGCGCTCTCCGGCCCGGACCTGATGACCGACGGCGTCACCGTCGACCTGGCCGATTACGCCGACCAGGTGGTCGTGCTCAACCTGTGGGGACAGTGGTGCGCCCCGTGCCGCAGCGAAGCCGACGATCTCGAGCGCGCCTACGCAGCCACCCAGGATCTGGGAGTGCAGTTTCTCGGTATCAACGTCCGCGATCCCCAGCGCGACAAGGCCCAGGACTTCGTGATCGACAACAATGTGTCCTACCCATCGATCTACGACCCGCCGATGGCGACCTTGACCGCCCTCGGTGGCGCCTTTCCCACCAGCGTCATCCCGTCCACGCTCGTCCTCGACCGGCAGCATCGCGTCGCGGCGGTGTTCCTGCGGGCCCTGCTGACCGAGGACCTGCAACCGGTCATCGAACGCGTGGCGGCCGAACAGTGACCGTGACTGTGCTCGCGCAGGGAATCGGGGCGAGTTTCCAGACCGCGGCCGCGTCCGGGCCGCTGCTGTTGGCGGTGGGCGCCTGTCTGTTGGCCGGGTTGATCTCGTTCGCCTCTCCGTGCGTGGTGCCCCTGGTGCCCGGCTACCTGTCGTATCTGGCCGGCGTCTCCGGCGCCGAAGCACCGGCCCTGACCCCTGCCGGTGTAGGCACCGCCGGGGTACACACCACGGGCCGGTGGCGGGTCACCGGCGCCGCCGGCCTGTTCGTCGCCGGTTTCACCGTGGTGTTCGTGCTGGCCACCGCCTCGGTATTCGGGGTGATCGGGGCACTGCGGATCAACCAGGAACTGCTCCAACGCCTCGGCGGGGTGATCACCATCGTGATGGGCCTGGCCTTCATCGGCCTGATTCCGGCATTGCAGAAGGACACCCGTTTTGCGCCCCGGCGCATCTCCTCACTCGCCGGCGCCCCGCTGCTCGGTGGGGTCTTCGCGCTGGGGTGGACACCGTGCCTGGGCCCGACGTTGGCCGGGGTGCTGTCTGTGGCGGCCGGCACCGAAGGCACCACCGCCGCCCGCGGAGTGCTGTTGATCGTCGCGTACTGCCTGGGACTGGGACTGCCGTTCATCGCCTTGGCGTTCGGTTCGTCCTCGGCCCTGCGCGGTGTCGGATGGCTGCGCCGCCACTCTCGCACCATTCAAATCGTCGGCGGCGTGATGCTCCTCGCGGTCGGCATCGCTCTGCTGACCGGGGCATGGGAGTTGTTCATCGCGTGGATCCGGGATGAGTTCGTCACCAGCGTGGTGCTACCGATATGACCCTCACCGACCGGAATCCGGCACCACCGCTACCGAGTCCTCCTCCGTGGCGCCGCGCCCTCGCCCAGGCCCGGAACCTGTGGCGTCAGCTCACCTCGATGCGCACCGCCCTGGTGCTGCTGTTCCTGCTCGCGGTCGCCGCGATCCCCGGGGCGCTGCTCCCGCAACGCA from Rhodococcus pyridinivorans includes the following:
- a CDS encoding BlaI/MecI/CopY family transcriptional regulator; protein product: MRVKGFGELEAVVMDRIWEREGTTTVRQIFDALAAHRDIAYTTVMSTMDNLYRKGWLARVRTGKAFTYWPTLSREQHTARLMREVFDAGGQTDLVLTHFVEQMSAEESASLRQALRRLSGGEDTA
- a CDS encoding metal-dependent transcriptional regulator gives rise to the protein MPKTTGSPPLWRPWRVHHLEAVEDYLASLYRRSGRCEETSTTARAARLGWRLSAVSTMHRRQGAADLIVRPTAHRAELTGHGRQHARNVVRRNCPVKTFRAPELSLLWIELPREADRLEHVVGILFEVRLVRVLGYPRSNPFGSPIPFPTEDRAESWPDLLTAVLPCRRFTVRRIADHDSVALGLLTGVHIGLHTVLTDVVLDPVTDLVHFDTAGHRHIHPLGCAQ
- a CDS encoding TlpA family protein disulfide reductase, with product MSTRAAWSITCLFVIVAFVVALWPQREDDTVTPADSGLQPTAVSARPAPARNALPDPGATPPCPTGTGIGAAGPLAEVTVRCLGSDRPVDLGGALAGEPALLNVWASWCGPCREEMPVLDAYAREPGAVRVIGINVQDTAGSAATLMTDLRIGYPSFVDTDDRAQQALAGPPVLPLTFLLQRDGSVDRIAEPAVFTGPDQVRAAVNGLLR
- a CDS encoding TlpA disulfide reductase family protein; translated protein: MTGVKPTGGRPSRLLGRVVLAVVVLVGVSGCGTGSDAVAQGGTFDFVAPGGQTDIFYDPPADRGTLGALSGPDLMTDGVTVDLADYADQVVVLNLWGQWCAPCRSEADDLERAYAATQDLGVQFLGINVRDPQRDKAQDFVIDNNVSYPSIYDPPMATLTALGGAFPTSVIPSTLVLDRQHRVAAVFLRALLTEDLQPVIERVAAEQ
- a CDS encoding cytochrome c biogenesis CcdA family protein — translated: MTVTVLAQGIGASFQTAAASGPLLLAVGACLLAGLISFASPCVVPLVPGYLSYLAGVSGAEAPALTPAGVGTAGVHTTGRWRVTGAAGLFVAGFTVVFVLATASVFGVIGALRINQELLQRLGGVITIVMGLAFIGLIPALQKDTRFAPRRISSLAGAPLLGGVFALGWTPCLGPTLAGVLSVAAGTEGTTAARGVLLIVAYCLGLGLPFIALAFGSSSALRGVGWLRRHSRTIQIVGGVMLLAVGIALLTGAWELFIAWIRDEFVTSVVLPI